From Penaeus monodon isolate SGIC_2016 chromosome 42, NSTDA_Pmon_1, whole genome shotgun sequence, one genomic window encodes:
- the LOC119599400 gene encoding cuticle protein 8-like gives MSLKVILVACVAAVALADKAPVYHQPPVYAAPTYHAPEPAYRPSPYKQPEYPTVPPKYNYNYGVADGYSGANFAASESRDGYKTEGSYTVDLPDSRKQIVKYVDNGDGYVAEVTYEGEAQYPEYTPTYKPAYKPAPYHAPPKYPVY, from the exons ATGTCTCTCAAG GTGATCCTCGTAGCGTGTGTGGCCGCGGTCGCTCTGGCCGATAAGGCTCCCGTGTATCATCAGCCGCCGGTTTACGCCGCACCCACGTACCACGCTCCAGAACCTGCGTACCGCCCCTCACCTTACAAGCAGCCAGAGTATCCTACT gtCCCGCCGAAGTACAACTACAACTACGGCGTCGCCGACGGATACTCCGGCGCCAACTTCGCCGCCtcggagtcccgcgacggctacaagaccgagggtagctacaccgtcgacctccccgacAGCCGAAAGCAGATCGTCAAGTACGTGGACAACGGCGACGGTTATGTAgctgaggtcacctacgagggcgaggctcagtaccccgagTACACCCCCACCTACAAGCCCGCCTACAAGCCCGCTCCCTACCACGCTCCCCCCAAGTACCCCGTGTACTAA